A window from Suncus etruscus isolate mSunEtr1 chromosome 18, mSunEtr1.pri.cur, whole genome shotgun sequence encodes these proteins:
- the SRSF3 gene encoding serine/arginine-rich splicing factor 3: MHRDSCPLDCKVYVGNLGNNGNKTELERAFGYYGPLRSVWVARNPPGFAFVEFEDPRDAADAVRELDGRTLCGCRVRVELSNGEKRSRNRGPPPSWGRRPRDDYRRRSPPPRRRSPRRRSFSRSRSRSLSRDRRRERSLSRERNHKPSRSFSRSRSRSRSNERK; the protein is encoded by the exons ATGCATCGTGATTCCTGTCCCTTGGATTGTAAGGTTTATGTAGGTAATCTAGGAAACAATGGTAACAAAACTGAATTGGAACGAGCTTTTGGCTACTATGGACCACTCCGCAGTGTGTGGGTTGCTAGAAACCCTCCCGGCTTTGCCTTCGTTGAGTTTGAAGATCCCCGGGATGCAGCTGATGCAGTTCGAGAGCTAGATGGGAG GACTCTGTGTGGCTGTCGTGTAAGGGTGGAACTCTCGAATGGAGAAAAGAGAAGTAGAAATCGTGGTCCACCTCCTTCTTGGGGTCGTCGCCCTCGAGATGATTATCGGAGAAGGAGTCCTCCACCTCGCCGCAG ATCTCCAAGACGAAGAAGCTTCTCCCGCAGCCGGAGCAG GTCACTTTCTAGagacaggaggagagagagatcactGTCTCGTGAGAGAAATCACAAGCCGTCTCGATCCTTCTCTAGGTCTCGGAG ccGATCTAggtcaaatgaaagaaaatag